The following proteins are encoded in a genomic region of Leucoraja erinacea ecotype New England chromosome 21, Leri_hhj_1, whole genome shotgun sequence:
- the LOC129707373 gene encoding uncharacterized protein LOC129707373 — translation MRRELHGLAQQWIVIVLFWISPTTAPPQAMVTAQCAESVTLPCTAIRVKSQTYKFVNWYKVVNQKELKGIIWKGGGKTKLYRDVDQNVMIGERDSLTIHQVKEEDSGIYRCSIIASLGGTNQNGQISLQVSACLFPGADTSPAVTFPGTSLNASLNTPPAFCLCVSSLVPPAAWLTILVAFNIVKGVVSYCIVRVLKRMRRPNEEISQPDVDMEEEMVQSLKEHIQRFSVMKQQHNFEAGAQTVNSFHSGRKVRSISQMAASRGRHMVALS, via the exons GATTGGCTCAGCAATGGATTGTAATCGTATTATTCTGGATCTCACCGACCACTGCCCCACCACAGGCCATGGTGACTGCCCAGTGTGCGGAGTCCGTGACATTACCCTGCACAGCCATCAGGGTGAAAAGCCAGACCTACAAGTTTGTCAACTGGTACAAG GTGGTAAATCAGAAAGAGCTGAAGGGAATTATTTGGAAAGGTGGCGGCAAAACAAAGCTCTACCGCGACGTGGACCAGAACGTGATGATTGGAGAACGAGACTCACTCACCATTCATCAAGTGAAAGAAGAAGACAGTGGAATATATAGATGCTCCATCATAGCTTCACTGGGAGGCACCAACCAGAATGGTCAAATATCACTACAGGTTTCAG CCTGTCTATTCCCAGGTGCAGACACAAGCCCTGCAGTGACTTttcccgggacatccctcaacGCCTCACTGAACACCCCACCAGCATTCTGCCTCTGTGTCAGCTCCCTGGTCCCACCTGCTGCCTGGCTGACCATTCTGGTCGCTTTCAACATCGTCAAAGGCGTGGTCTCCTACTGCATTGTGCGG GTATTAAAAAGAATGAGGCGTCCAAATGAGGAAATCTCCCAACCAgatgtagacatggaggaggagatGGTGCAGTCTCTGAAGGAACACATACAGAGGTTTTCCGTGATGAAACAACAGCACAATTTTGAAGCTGGTGCACAAACAGTTAACTCTTTCCAttctggaaggaaggtcagaagtATTTCCCAGATGGCCGCCAGCAGGGGGAGACATATGGTCGCACTTTCCTGA